In Sphingobium sp. Z007, one DNA window encodes the following:
- a CDS encoding XrtA system polysaccharide deacetylase yields MQNALSVDVEDWFQVGAFERTLKRADWDGLTHRVEANSDAVLDLFAQADVKATFFTLGWVAERYPALMRRIVDAGHEVASHGYDHARVFTFTPEQFRADLRKSRAILEDASGQAVTGYRAPSFSIDPRTPWAHPILAEEGYRYSSSVAPIRHDHYGWPDSPRFAWKPVAGSDLVELPVTTAKWGKRTLAAGGGGFFRLLPYAFSRWAIRQVNEQAGRPAIIYFHPWEIDPDQPRVADAPLRSRLRHYSNLSVMAAKLRRLTRDFAWTRVDALADAEATRAS; encoded by the coding sequence ATGCAGAACGCCCTGTCTGTCGATGTCGAGGACTGGTTCCAGGTCGGCGCGTTCGAGCGCACGCTGAAACGTGCCGACTGGGACGGCCTGACTCACCGTGTCGAAGCCAATAGCGACGCCGTGCTGGACCTGTTCGCGCAGGCGGACGTCAAGGCGACCTTCTTCACCCTGGGCTGGGTGGCGGAACGCTATCCCGCGCTGATGCGCCGCATTGTGGACGCCGGGCATGAAGTCGCCAGCCATGGGTACGACCATGCCCGCGTCTTCACCTTCACCCCCGAACAGTTCCGTGCCGATTTGCGTAAGTCGCGTGCGATATTGGAGGATGCGAGCGGGCAGGCGGTCACCGGCTATCGCGCGCCCAGCTTCTCCATCGATCCGCGCACGCCGTGGGCGCATCCGATTTTGGCCGAAGAAGGCTATCGCTATTCGTCCAGCGTAGCGCCGATCCGGCACGACCATTATGGCTGGCCGGATTCGCCACGTTTCGCCTGGAAGCCGGTGGCGGGATCGGATCTGGTCGAATTGCCCGTCACCACCGCCAAATGGGGCAAGCGCACATTGGCCGCGGGAGGCGGCGGCTTTTTCCGCCTGTTGCCGTACGCCTTTTCACGCTGGGCGATCCGGCAGGTCAACGAACAGGCTGGCCGCCCGGCGATCATTTACTTCCATCCCTGGGAAATCGACCCGGACCAGCCGCGCGTTGCGGACGCACCGTTGCGGTCGCGCCTGCGCCACTACAGCAACCTGTCCGTGATGGCGGCCAAGCTGCGCCGCCTGACCCGCGATTTCGCCTGGACCCGCGTGGATGCACTGGCGGACGCGGAAGCGACGCGCGCGTCATGA
- a CDS encoding FemAB family XrtA/PEP-CTERM system-associated protein yields MMVGNAAGMAVTMLDIDDPAQAEAADAFVMAHADGTPFHRTAWLRAITQATGHRALLLAAFAPSGQIRGLLPLHHVRSRLFGGALVSSAFAVDGGLLVMDDRAVAPLAAAAQGLARDKGGPPVELRGGPAPGDDWQRREGEYVGFVRPLAVDDEAELRAVPRKHRAELRKALANPALNVETGRSDRLRRDHYSVYAASVRNLGTPVFPKQLFHSVLQQFGQDADILVVREGDRPVSAVLTLYHQGRVMPYWGGGVADARRLRSNELMYYRLMIHGRSLGMRHFDFGRSKAGSGQAAWKKSFGFDPVPRVYHGWSVDGARRDVNPTSAKYQRRIELWKRLPLPVANLLGPMISRGLG; encoded by the coding sequence ATGATGGTCGGCAATGCCGCCGGGATGGCGGTGACGATGCTGGACATCGATGACCCGGCCCAGGCCGAGGCCGCCGACGCTTTCGTTATGGCGCATGCCGACGGCACGCCCTTTCATCGCACCGCCTGGCTGCGCGCGATCACGCAGGCGACGGGGCATCGTGCGCTGCTGCTCGCCGCCTTTGCGCCCTCTGGCCAGATTCGGGGGTTGTTGCCGCTGCACCATGTAAGGAGCCGGCTGTTCGGGGGTGCACTGGTATCATCGGCTTTTGCGGTAGATGGCGGCCTGTTGGTCATGGACGATCGGGCGGTTGCGCCGCTCGCTGCGGCTGCCCAGGGACTGGCGCGCGATAAAGGCGGACCACCCGTTGAATTGCGCGGCGGGCCTGCGCCGGGGGACGACTGGCAGCGACGTGAAGGCGAATATGTCGGCTTCGTCCGGCCGCTGGCCGTAGATGACGAGGCGGAACTGCGCGCCGTCCCGCGCAAGCATCGCGCCGAACTGCGCAAGGCGCTCGCCAATCCGGCGCTCAACGTCGAAACCGGGCGCAGCGATCGTCTGCGGCGCGACCATTATAGCGTCTATGCCGCCAGCGTTCGCAACCTTGGCACGCCCGTCTTCCCCAAACAGCTGTTTCACTCGGTGTTGCAGCAGTTCGGCCAGGATGCCGACATTTTAGTGGTGCGCGAAGGCGATCGACCTGTGTCAGCTGTGCTGACGCTCTATCATCAGGGGCGGGTGATGCCCTATTGGGGCGGCGGTGTCGCCGATGCGCGGCGATTGCGCTCCAACGAACTCATGTATTATCGGCTGATGATCCATGGTCGCAGCCTCGGTATGCGCCACTTCGATTTCGGCCGGTCGAAGGCGGGCAGCGGGCAGGCGGCGTGGAAGAAGAGCTTCGGCTTCGATCCGGTCCCGCGTGTCTATCATGGCTGGTCGGTCGATGGCGCCAGGCGCGACGTCAATCCGACCAGCGCCAAATATCAGCGGCGGATCGAACTGTGGAAGCGTCTGCCGCTGCCCGTCGCCAATCTGCTGGGACCGATGATATCGCGCGGCCTTGGTTGA
- a CDS encoding AAA family ATPase yields MNQHSSIKGRGSLIERATEIYDFNAALRGRAAPAVDVPADLPPVPVAQPAPAAFLADAPAAPTFRAPAWTGPVQAIDRIKLAEDGFLRPDSAVTTMSEEFRLLKRDLLSQLRNNPRGNRILVCSAHSGEGKTFCAINLALSLAAEKDREILLVDADFGKPGIPAQLGLEAGPGLMDALADPLVAIEDCVIRTDIPSLAVLPAGQRSHNDTEYLASARTEQLLKRLTDGRPERIVIFDSPPLLAASPAAVLASHAAIALLVVRADKTPESALRDAVGLLKGGAQVQLLLNAVRFNSGGRRFGSYYAKGEAQ; encoded by the coding sequence ATGAACCAGCACAGCTCCATCAAGGGCCGGGGATCGCTGATCGAGCGAGCCACGGAGATTTACGACTTCAACGCCGCGCTGCGTGGCCGCGCCGCGCCTGCGGTCGATGTGCCCGCCGATCTGCCGCCCGTGCCGGTCGCACAGCCGGCACCTGCTGCCTTCCTGGCCGATGCCCCCGCCGCGCCGACCTTCCGTGCCCCGGCCTGGACCGGGCCGGTGCAGGCGATCGACCGCATTAAGCTGGCGGAGGACGGCTTCCTGCGTCCCGACAGCGCGGTGACGACGATGAGCGAGGAGTTCCGCCTGCTCAAGCGCGACCTGCTGTCGCAACTGCGCAATAACCCGCGCGGCAACCGAATTCTCGTCTGCTCCGCTCATAGTGGGGAGGGCAAGACCTTCTGCGCGATCAACCTGGCGCTCAGCCTGGCGGCGGAGAAGGATCGCGAAATCCTGCTGGTTGACGCCGATTTCGGCAAGCCCGGCATCCCCGCGCAACTGGGGCTGGAGGCTGGTCCCGGCCTGATGGACGCACTCGCCGACCCGCTGGTCGCGATCGAGGATTGCGTGATCCGCACCGACATTCCCTCGCTCGCCGTCCTGCCCGCAGGGCAGCGCAGCCATAACGACACCGAATATCTCGCCTCGGCCCGGACCGAGCAGCTGCTCAAGCGGCTGACGGACGGTCGGCCCGAAAGGATCGTGATCTTCGATTCGCCGCCGTTGCTGGCGGCATCGCCCGCCGCCGTGCTCGCCAGCCATGCCGCCATCGCGCTGCTGGTCGTGCGCGCCGACAAGACGCCTGAAAGCGCCCTGCGCGACGCTGTAGGCCTGTTGAAGGGCGGCGCGCAGGTGCAGCTTTTGCTCAATGCCGTCCGCTTCAACAGCGGAGGCCGCCGTTTCGGCAGCTATTACGCCAAAGGGGAAGCCCAGTGA
- a CDS encoding phosphopantetheine-binding protein has protein sequence MQAHNSQPDDRTLNVDRLMRALLRDVLSLPQAQVDSLDTDTPLFGALPELDSMAVAGLLTEIEDRFDILIEDDDIDGDTFETFGSLVAFARAKVG, from the coding sequence ATGCAGGCGCACAATTCCCAGCCGGACGACCGGACCCTCAATGTGGACAGGCTGATGCGGGCGCTGCTCCGCGACGTTCTCAGCTTGCCCCAGGCCCAGGTCGATAGCCTCGATACAGACACCCCCCTGTTCGGCGCGCTACCGGAACTGGACTCCATGGCGGTCGCGGGCCTGCTGACCGAGATCGAGGACCGTTTCGACATCCTGATCGAGGATGACGATATCGACGGCGACACGTTCGAGACGTTCGGGTCGCTGGTCGCCTTTGCGCGGGCGAAGGTCGGCTAA
- a CDS encoding GNAT family N-acetyltransferase, giving the protein MLAAREYQTLDEARQALAGRLDRAHGLPLFDRIDWFVALHDYCFPDQPVRIVLAQEGDAQAWLFLLAPAPRRASALANWYSFAWAPVFIGESDAATRQRLLEKLARHLLATSAQIDLYPLEDAAPLLAALRRVGWFAVQRAMGGRYLLEVEGRSFADYWASRPGRLRNLVKRKGRGNPFALSIATRLTDDLWRDYVDVHDRSWKEAEPGLDFLRDLTERESAAGTLRLGFARLDGRAVATQLWTVEQGVALIHKLSHDSHFDHASPGTLLSHAMFAQAIDQNRVRMIDYGTGDNGYKTDWMDRRIALHRIDAFNPRFASAWLPAARTAISALVG; this is encoded by the coding sequence TTGCTGGCGGCAAGGGAATATCAGACGCTCGATGAAGCGCGGCAGGCTTTGGCCGGCCGGCTCGACCGCGCGCATGGATTGCCCCTGTTCGACCGGATCGACTGGTTTGTGGCTCTGCATGATTACTGCTTCCCTGACCAGCCCGTCCGCATCGTGCTGGCGCAGGAGGGCGATGCGCAGGCGTGGCTGTTCCTGCTGGCCCCCGCCCCCCGGCGCGCCAGCGCGCTCGCCAACTGGTACAGCTTCGCCTGGGCGCCCGTCTTTATCGGCGAATCCGATGCGGCGACCCGACAGCGGCTGCTGGAAAAGCTCGCCCGGCATCTGCTGGCGACCAGCGCGCAGATCGATCTTTATCCGCTGGAGGATGCCGCGCCCCTGCTGGCCGCGCTGCGCCGTGTCGGCTGGTTTGCGGTGCAGCGGGCTATGGGTGGTCGCTATCTGCTGGAGGTAGAAGGGCGCAGCTTCGCCGATTATTGGGCGTCGCGGCCAGGGCGGTTGCGCAATCTGGTCAAGCGAAAGGGACGCGGCAACCCGTTTGCGTTGTCGATCGCCACGCGGCTGACCGACGACCTGTGGCGGGACTATGTCGATGTGCATGACCGCAGCTGGAAGGAGGCCGAGCCGGGCCTGGATTTCCTGCGCGACCTGACCGAGCGGGAGAGCGCAGCGGGGACGTTGCGGCTTGGTTTCGCGCGACTGGACGGGCGTGCGGTGGCGACCCAGCTTTGGACCGTGGAGCAGGGCGTCGCCCTGATCCATAAGCTGAGCCATGACAGCCATTTCGACCATGCTTCCCCCGGCACGTTGCTGAGCCATGCGATGTTTGCGCAGGCGATCGACCAGAATCGCGTGCGCATGATCGACTATGGCACCGGCGATAATGGCTACAAGACCGACTGGATGGACCGGCGCATTGCGCTCCACCGCATCGACGCCTTCAATCCGCGTTTCGCTTCCGCCTGGCTGCCGGCGGCGCGGACCGCCATTTCCGCGCTTGTCGGTTAG
- a CDS encoding XrtA/PEP-CTERM system exopolysaccharide export protein: MRFVSVSRLLIGVSLPAIALSGCASAPSGPQLPPASFVSTQEGPGEEYIIGPLDDLTIFVWRNPELGAKVQVRPDGRITTPLITDMPAVGKTPKMLSDDIKLALTQYIENPLVSVIVNNFSGTFSQQVRIVGATEKPASIPYRANMTLLDAMISVGGLSEYAAGNRARLVRFDKNTGKQKEYQVRLGDLLKKGDTRANVLLSPGDVIIIPESMF; the protein is encoded by the coding sequence ATGCGTTTCGTGTCGGTTTCCAGGCTTTTGATCGGCGTATCGCTACCCGCTATCGCCCTGTCGGGCTGCGCCTCCGCGCCGTCCGGGCCGCAATTACCGCCCGCTTCTTTCGTCTCGACCCAGGAAGGGCCGGGCGAAGAATATATCATCGGCCCGCTCGACGACCTCACCATCTTCGTGTGGCGCAATCCCGAACTGGGGGCCAAGGTGCAGGTGCGTCCCGATGGCCGCATCACCACGCCGCTGATCACCGACATGCCGGCGGTGGGTAAGACGCCCAAAATGCTGTCAGACGACATCAAGCTGGCGCTGACCCAATATATCGAAAACCCGCTGGTGTCGGTGATCGTCAACAATTTCAGTGGCACGTTCAGCCAGCAGGTTCGGATCGTGGGCGCGACGGAAAAGCCGGCGTCCATTCCCTACCGCGCGAACATGACGCTGCTCGACGCGATGATCTCGGTCGGCGGCCTGTCCGAATATGCGGCGGGCAACCGCGCGCGGCTGGTTCGGTTCGACAAGAATACGGGCAAGCAGAAGGAATATCAGGTCCGCCTCGGCGACCTTCTGAAGAAGGGGGACACGCGCGCCAATGTGCTGCTGTCGCCCGGTGACGTCATCATCATTCCTGAAAGCATGTTCTGA
- a CDS encoding acyl-CoA ligase (AMP-forming), exosortase A system-associated, whose product MPDGAQVRPIDHLLLRGDPARAALDGRSGSYSYAELEETLGRLAGWLAGFGLEKGARVASWIAKGPVAALMPLAAPRAGLVHVPANPLLKHAQVAHILADSGALLLIGTAARLDSLSPNEVPAGCQLHREDDAACAMSGGQAIGPSAADPQDLAAILYTSGSTGRPKGVMLSHANLWLGAVAVADYLELTQEDRTACVLPFSFDYGQNQLLSTWYGGGCVYPLDYLTPRDVMKLIDRRDITTLAGVPPLWVQLTELDWPEAVAAKLRRLTNSGGALTRPLVAKLRALFPQADLYPMYGLTEAFRSTYLPPALVDSHPDSMGRAIPFAEILVVRPDGGITDDDEPGELVHCGPLVAQGYWRDPVRTAERFKPAPATSVYGGMAVWSGDTVRRDAHGLLYFVGRDDAMIKSAGNRISPTEIEEAAVAVPGVAEAVALGIKDDRLGQAVRLLIRASDAAVAQAVAAHLKSELPNFMQPNDIVVRPDFPRNPNGKIDRVALTLEHGA is encoded by the coding sequence ATGCCCGACGGCGCGCAGGTGCGGCCGATCGACCATCTGCTGCTGCGCGGCGATCCGGCGCGGGCCGCGCTCGACGGCCGCTCGGGCAGCTACAGCTATGCCGAACTGGAAGAGACGCTGGGACGGCTGGCGGGCTGGCTGGCGGGATTCGGACTGGAAAAGGGCGCGCGAGTCGCCAGTTGGATCGCCAAGGGGCCGGTCGCCGCGCTGATGCCGCTCGCCGCGCCGCGTGCGGGGCTGGTCCATGTGCCGGCCAATCCGCTGCTCAAACATGCCCAGGTCGCGCATATCCTGGCCGATAGCGGCGCGTTGCTGCTGATCGGGACGGCGGCGCGACTCGACAGCCTGTCGCCTAACGAAGTGCCAGCTGGCTGCCAACTGCACCGGGAGGATGACGCCGCCTGCGCGATGAGCGGCGGCCAGGCTATCGGGCCGTCGGCGGCCGATCCGCAAGATCTGGCGGCGATTCTCTACACCAGCGGTTCGACCGGACGGCCCAAGGGGGTGATGCTCAGCCATGCCAATCTGTGGCTGGGCGCGGTGGCGGTGGCCGATTATCTGGAACTGACGCAGGAGGATCGCACCGCCTGCGTCTTGCCTTTCAGTTTCGACTATGGCCAGAACCAGCTGCTTTCGACCTGGTATGGGGGCGGCTGTGTCTATCCGCTCGACTATCTGACGCCGCGCGACGTGATGAAGCTGATCGATCGGCGCGACATCACGACGCTGGCGGGGGTGCCGCCGCTGTGGGTGCAGTTGACAGAACTCGACTGGCCGGAGGCGGTGGCGGCCAAGCTGCGCCGCCTGACCAACAGCGGCGGGGCGCTGACCCGGCCATTGGTGGCGAAGCTGCGCGCGTTGTTTCCCCAGGCTGACCTCTATCCGATGTACGGCCTGACCGAGGCGTTCCGGTCCACCTATCTCCCACCCGCCTTGGTGGACAGCCATCCCGATTCGATGGGCCGGGCGATTCCCTTTGCCGAGATATTGGTGGTCCGCCCGGATGGCGGCATCACCGACGATGACGAGCCGGGCGAACTGGTCCATTGCGGGCCGCTGGTGGCGCAGGGCTATTGGCGCGACCCGGTGCGGACCGCCGAGCGGTTCAAGCCCGCGCCCGCAACCTCGGTCTATGGTGGGATGGCGGTCTGGTCCGGTGACACGGTGCGCCGCGATGCCCATGGCCTGCTCTATTTCGTCGGCCGCGATGATGCGATGATCAAGTCGGCGGGCAATCGCATCAGCCCGACCGAGATAGAGGAAGCGGCTGTCGCCGTTCCCGGCGTCGCGGAAGCGGTGGCGCTGGGCATCAAAGACGATCGGCTGGGGCAGGCGGTGCGGCTGCTGATCCGCGCCAGCGACGCCGCCGTGGCACAGGCCGTCGCCGCGCATCTCAAAAGCGAACTGCCCAATTTCATGCAGCCCAACGATATCGTCGTGCGCCCGGATTTTCCCCGTAACCCCAATGGCAAGATCGACCGGGTCGCGCTCACTCTGGAGCATGGCGCATGA
- a CDS encoding pyridoxal-dependent decarboxylase, exosortase A system-associated, producing MKPMGPIPAWFGAEEGMLLIGGCGAASLVDEAGDTPLFAYDMDIVEAQVRRFRAAMPEALHLHYAIKANPYAPLLARMSGQVDGFDIASGGELEMALSAGMAPDRISFAGPGKRNDELEAAIFAGVTVNLESEGEGRRALAVADKLGKVPRLAVRVNPDFDLKGSGMRMGGGAKPFGVDADRAAALARAMIDAGADWRGWHIFAGSQNLDPLAIIETQAATIALAARLSDDVGASPSLVNLGGGFGLAYFPGDERLDIRPIGVALDSQLENLPDILTGSAFAIELGRWLVGEAGVYLTRVVDVKVSQGETFVVVDGGLHHQLAASGNFGTVVRRNYPIAVANRFGAPPVEAPVTVVGCLCTPIDRLGDKVALPLVQEGDLIAIFLAGAYGASASPGAFLGHPSPRELLLG from the coding sequence ATGAAGCCGATGGGGCCGATTCCTGCCTGGTTCGGGGCTGAGGAAGGCATGCTGCTAATCGGCGGCTGCGGGGCGGCTAGCCTGGTCGACGAGGCGGGCGACACGCCGCTTTTCGCCTATGACATGGATATCGTGGAAGCGCAGGTCCGTCGCTTTCGCGCCGCCATGCCTGAAGCGCTGCATCTCCATTATGCGATCAAGGCCAACCCCTATGCGCCGCTGCTGGCGCGCATGTCAGGCCAGGTAGACGGATTTGACATCGCGTCAGGCGGCGAACTGGAGATGGCGCTTTCTGCCGGAATGGCGCCGGATCGGATCAGTTTTGCTGGCCCTGGCAAACGCAACGACGAACTGGAAGCCGCGATTTTCGCCGGCGTGACCGTCAATCTGGAGTCGGAGGGGGAGGGCCGCCGCGCGCTGGCGGTGGCGGACAAACTGGGCAAGGTGCCGCGCCTGGCGGTGCGGGTGAACCCGGATTTCGATCTCAAGGGATCGGGTATGCGCATGGGCGGCGGGGCCAAACCCTTTGGCGTGGATGCGGATCGGGCCGCGGCGCTGGCGCGAGCGATGATCGATGCTGGCGCGGATTGGCGGGGCTGGCATATTTTCGCGGGCAGCCAGAATCTCGATCCGTTGGCGATCATCGAAACGCAGGCGGCGACCATAGCGCTGGCGGCGCGGCTGTCGGACGACGTCGGCGCGTCGCCGTCGCTGGTCAATCTGGGCGGCGGCTTTGGCCTGGCTTATTTTCCCGGCGATGAACGGCTGGATATCCGGCCGATCGGCGTGGCTTTGGACAGCCAGTTGGAGAATTTGCCGGACATTCTGACCGGCAGCGCCTTTGCGATCGAACTGGGCCGCTGGTTGGTGGGGGAGGCGGGCGTCTATCTGACCCGCGTGGTCGACGTGAAGGTCAGCCAGGGCGAAACCTTCGTCGTCGTCGATGGCGGCCTGCATCACCAACTCGCCGCCAGCGGCAATTTCGGGACGGTCGTGCGGCGCAACTATCCGATCGCGGTCGCCAACCGCTTCGGCGCGCCGCCGGTGGAGGCGCCCGTAACAGTGGTCGGGTGCCTGTGCACCCCGATCGACCGGCTGGGCGACAAGGTGGCGTTGCCGCTGGTGCAGGAAGGCGACCTCATCGCCATCTTCCTCGCCGGCGCCTATGGCGCGTCGGCAAGTCCCGGTGCTTTTCTTGGCCACCCAAGTCCTCGCGAACTTTTACTTGGCTGA
- a CDS encoding FemAB family XrtA/PEP-CTERM system-associated protein yields the protein MNAITGLGVIVDEARLFDAVTVAEIDAWVCAQPDSTPFHRPGWIMGVEAGTRQKAKMLVARQIDGAIVGLLPLTYIKSALFGRALVGSGFAVDGGILTSHRKAGPALADAAWTLAERLGCDTLELRGGEAPGGPMWQEKTDAYLGFARTLAADDEAELKAVPKRHRAEIRKGMANGLHFEVGRGKRLRDIHYRLYAHSVHNLGTPVFPRALFDQIMARFGDNVDIALVSKDGVPLSAVISFYHRGACMPYWHGAGEGARAMRSNEFLYFSLMRAARERGCAVFDFGRSKVGTGPAAWKKTWGFEGEPLGYHLRTAPGKDTRDVNPLSPQYRRKVEYWKKLPESIANLIGPHIARGLG from the coding sequence ATGAATGCAATCACCGGTCTGGGGGTCATTGTCGATGAAGCGCGTCTCTTTGACGCAGTGACGGTCGCCGAGATCGACGCCTGGGTCTGCGCCCAGCCGGATTCGACGCCCTTTCATCGGCCCGGCTGGATCATGGGGGTCGAAGCAGGGACCAGGCAGAAGGCGAAGATGCTGGTGGCGCGCCAGATTGATGGGGCGATCGTCGGCCTGTTGCCGCTGACCTATATAAAATCGGCGCTGTTCGGACGCGCCTTGGTGGGCAGCGGCTTTGCCGTCGATGGCGGCATATTGACTAGCCATCGCAAGGCGGGACCGGCGCTGGCCGACGCCGCCTGGACGCTGGCGGAACGGCTGGGTTGCGACACGCTGGAATTGCGTGGCGGGGAAGCGCCCGGCGGTCCGATGTGGCAGGAGAAGACGGACGCCTATCTGGGCTTCGCGCGGACGCTGGCCGCCGATGACGAGGCGGAGCTGAAGGCCGTGCCCAAGCGCCACCGCGCGGAGATTCGCAAAGGTATGGCGAACGGCCTGCATTTCGAGGTGGGACGCGGCAAGCGGCTGCGCGACATCCATTATCGGCTCTACGCCCATAGCGTGCATAATCTGGGAACGCCGGTGTTTCCGCGCGCCTTATTCGATCAGATCATGGCTCGGTTCGGCGACAACGTCGACATCGCCCTGGTGTCGAAGGATGGCGTGCCGCTGTCGGCCGTCATCAGCTTCTATCATCGCGGCGCCTGCATGCCCTATTGGCATGGCGCGGGTGAGGGCGCGCGGGCGATGCGATCGAACGAATTTCTCTATTTCAGCCTGATGCGCGCCGCGCGCGAGCGGGGCTGCGCCGTCTTCGATTTCGGTCGGTCGAAGGTCGGCACCGGCCCTGCCGCTTGGAAGAAGACATGGGGGTTTGAGGGCGAACCGCTCGGCTATCATCTGCGCACCGCGCCGGGCAAGGACACGCGCGACGTCAATCCGCTTTCCCCGCAATATCGCCGAAAGGTGGAATATTGGAAGAAGCTGCCCGAATCGATCGCTAATTTGATCGGGCCGCATATCGCGCGAGGGCTGGGATGA
- a CDS encoding XrtA system polysaccharide chain length determinant → MAGLYDEMLVLLHGIWSRRWVALGVAWGLCLLGWLGVALIPNSYQSKARVYVNTQSLLEDKVGITQVQSQQDLDRVRSTLASAENLEKVVRDTDLSQTVSGPRDIAAKITTLRENITVMAQADPSMIDISAISADSSLSDGANARIAQQIVQKLIDIFQEENLSGDRNQTKQSLAFLDQQIAARGKQLEAADQRRVEFAQRYVGLLPGAGSISQRMDAARMEINNIDSQLVQAQSALSAMNGQLVGTPATLPGVGASGGASPLAQAQSNLASMRARGWTANHPDVIAAQREVDALRKSGGGSVGGAGSTPNPAYLSIRSMQAERAATVQALSARKAQLQGDLNTMMSKQVDEPGVASEQEKLDSDYAAIKAQYDKLMSDREEIRLRGEVKTETGSVQFRVIQPPSTPTAPSAPNRPLLLLGVLILGIGAGIGVAFALGQLKGTFPTAARLEKALGLPVAGSISQTVSAAQVAIEKQRRKWFAGASGGLVAICLLLVVVEFVQRGMA, encoded by the coding sequence ATGGCCGGTCTCTATGACGAAATGTTGGTCCTGCTCCACGGCATATGGAGCCGCCGCTGGGTGGCGCTCGGCGTCGCCTGGGGCCTGTGCTTGCTGGGATGGCTGGGCGTTGCGCTTATCCCCAACAGCTATCAGTCCAAGGCGCGGGTCTATGTGAACACTCAGTCGCTGCTGGAGGACAAGGTGGGCATCACCCAGGTCCAGTCGCAGCAGGATCTGGACCGGGTGCGCAGCACGCTGGCGAGCGCGGAGAATCTGGAGAAGGTGGTGCGCGACACCGACCTGTCTCAGACCGTGTCCGGCCCACGCGATATCGCCGCGAAGATCACGACGCTGCGCGAAAATATCACGGTGATGGCGCAGGCCGATCCCAGCATGATCGACATCAGCGCGATCTCCGCCGATTCGAGCCTGTCCGACGGCGCCAATGCGCGCATCGCGCAGCAGATCGTGCAGAAGCTGATCGACATCTTCCAGGAAGAAAATCTCTCCGGCGACCGCAACCAGACCAAGCAGAGCCTCGCTTTCCTGGACCAGCAGATCGCCGCCCGTGGCAAGCAGCTCGAAGCGGCCGACCAGCGCCGCGTCGAATTCGCCCAGCGCTATGTCGGGCTGTTGCCTGGCGCGGGATCGATCAGCCAGCGGATGGACGCTGCGCGGATGGAGATCAACAATATCGACTCGCAGCTGGTCCAGGCGCAAAGCGCGCTCAGCGCGATGAACGGCCAACTGGTCGGCACACCTGCGACCCTGCCGGGCGTCGGCGCATCGGGCGGCGCTTCGCCGCTGGCGCAGGCGCAATCCAACCTGGCGTCGATGCGCGCGCGCGGCTGGACCGCGAACCATCCCGATGTGATCGCGGCTCAGCGCGAGGTCGATGCCCTGCGCAAGAGCGGCGGCGGCAGCGTGGGCGGGGCGGGGAGCACGCCCAACCCGGCCTATCTGTCGATCAGGTCGATGCAGGCCGAACGCGCCGCGACGGTGCAGGCGCTCAGCGCGCGCAAGGCGCAGTTGCAGGGCGACCTCAACACCATGATGTCCAAACAGGTCGACGAACCGGGCGTCGCATCCGAGCAGGAGAAGCTCGACAGCGATTATGCCGCGATCAAAGCCCAATATGACAAGCTGATGAGCGATCGCGAGGAAATCCGGTTGCGCGGCGAGGTGAAGACCGAAACCGGCTCCGTCCAGTTCCGCGTCATCCAGCCGCCCAGCACCCCGACTGCGCCTTCAGCGCCCAACCGGCCGCTGCTGCTGCTGGGCGTGCTGATCCTGGGGATCGGTGCGGGGATCGGCGTCGCCTTCGCCCTCGGCCAGCTGAAGGGCACCTTCCCGACCGCCGCGCGGTTGGAAAAGGCGCTGGGCCTGCCGGTCGCCGGATCGATCAGCCAGACGGTCAGTGCGGCGCAGGTCGCGATCGAAAAACAGCGGCGGAAGTGGTTCGCCGGGGCGAGTGGAGGGCTGGTGGCTATCTGCCTGCTCTTGGTCGTCGTCGAATTCGTCCAGCGTGGCATGGCGTGA